The stretch of DNA ATCTGATGATGAACGAGCAGTgtttcccagaatgcactttGATCCAGTAGATTTCAAACATATCTACATCGCTCTGAGGAAACAGGTGAGGTTTAAAACTGTACAGTTAATAAAAAGTGGTTGGCTActcaacataaaatatatatatatatatatatttctttatgcTTGACAAAACTTGTGAAGCACATAGCCCCATGGTCCCTTTTCACATGATGCATTTACACAATTATTAACATtgtaaataaaatcattttttaatatttgttttttcaaatgTAATGTACATTTATATCACCATACATTATATTATCCTGACATTAAATGACAAGATCACTGTAACACTGCTGCAATGGGTTTTACTAGAGCTGATGAGGGAATGACTGTATGTTTGACATCTTTATTTCTTCTGACTGCTGTAATCagcctgttttttttgtttgtttgttttttaaatgtcatggcAAAGCAATAGTGGATGTTTTCTTGCTTTCTGCTCATGTTTTTGATGTAGATCAGAAGAGTGTCTGTGGTTCAGTGTACTAAGTTCAGCTCTCTGAAAGACTGCAGAGCTGCTCTGGATCCTCTCTGCGGCTGGTGTGTGAAAACACAGAGGTCAGATTCATATCTGTCGCagatacttataaagtatttaaTATGCTAGctacttaaaaacatcagtaATGGTCAACATGATGCAACCTGcatatttctgtctgtctagATGCTCCACCCAAGATCAATGTTCACAATCTTCATGGATGTCCACCCCAAAAGACTCTCTTCAGAAACCTCTGGTTTCTTTTCAGGCTTGGGCTGACAAATCTTCCAGAAAGGTGTTATTTGATTGAAATATAAGTATTTTAATTGCTTTGACAACATATCAGCAATTACTTTTGACATATCAATACCCTCTCTACACAGATTACTCTACATCTCGCCTTGAGTCTGGAGGGCACAGGAAATCCCGTCTTCTCATGTTCCTTCACCACAGGAAGTGTGAACCTGTGTGGCGGGTCTGATCTGACTGCAGTTTTCCCAAACTGCTTCTGTAGTTTTTCTGACCAGATACTATATACTAGAGGTTGGTTTTCTGTCAGCGTaccttgtagtgtacttcatagtttaaaagtattttttttaaaaactgtacttgcagataatatgtAGTGAACACTTCCATGACTAAACTCTTgtcacacttaagtacacttaaaaagtgcacttcgtgataatgtcaaataaaatattttactttaaagtacattttaaatcactGTTTTAATAAGTCAAGCACTTCATTAAATTTGAACTGTAGTTTGTCATTCAATGCGTAAATATGCTGCATCTTCATCGTTACAAATGTGTAATcacaattatatttaaatacatggcatacaagtttcaatagaaatgacataTCATTTTAGTTTAGCATTTTTCAGACAATAGAAAAGGGGTTCCCAACTCTGGCCCTCGATGTCCAATTTCCTGCAGTTTCCTccatctctaatcaaacacacctgaacaagccaATCAAGGTCTTGACTGGAAAGCCACAGTTGAGTTTGATCAAGGTTGCATCTAAACTCGGTGGACCTTGAGAGCCAGAGCTAAAAACCCCTGCAATAGAAATATTTATGACATTATGTATACATAAAGGGAGAGTTGATGCAAAAAtagaaattctgtcatcatttactcaccctcaagttgttccaaacctgtatgaatttctttcttctgctgaaacCAAACAGTTTAATTGGCCACACTGACtttcacagtatttttttattttttttcatatacagtatggaagtcagtggggtctatcaactgtttggttatccatagtcttcaaaatatcttcttttgttttcaacagaagaaaggaattcatacaggtttggaacatcttgagggtgagtaaatgatgacagaattgtattTTTGGTTAAACTACCAACCAGGGGCGGATCTACCGGGGTGGCACGGGGTGGCAACTGCCACCCTAAGAAAAAGTTTTGCCACCCCATCTGCCACCCCAAAATGATCacagaataaattataaatgtagcCTAAGCAGTGTTTTAAGTACTGCTTTTCAGCGGCGCTTCAATGTGATGAGCTAAAAAAGTCAGCGTGACGCAAAATAATGGCAAGAAAACACGTCTTTCAATAAACTGCATGATGGTTGCACGCGCACGCCAGCGCACCCAGTGTAATCagcttcattaacaaatgactcttatgaaccggttctttgagagtcaaaaacacagcgcAGCCAAGTTCACTTAAGATTTTTCCCCCTATTTGTAGGTGAATCGGAAAATGACTGCCTCCCGGCTAGCTCAGAAGTCCTGTGAGAAATGTAATCCCATCCGAATATGTCAGATTCATTTTCGTAATTTTTTGGCGAGCTGATTCACCGCCCGctccactttcatcatggataAAGGTTTTGTGGCATCCAAATGTAATCCCATCCGAATATGTCAGATTCATTTTCGTAATTTTTTGGCGAGCTGATTCACCGCCCGctccactttcatcatggataAAGGTTTTGTGGCATCCAACGAAAcaataacatgaaatcaataagAAGATCCCGATCACAGAAAATAATAGCAGAGTTAGGTAAgaatctaaatgtattttagcttttctcgattgctaacacaagtgattaagttggcccagtttcccaaaccattcgttgagttctcaaaacaaagacacatttctcaaaacgtTTAACAATGACTACATTTggtagcaaaactgatgacacaCCAGTCAAAATCTAAAAGAATTTACAGGGGTTTTAAACTTACAAATACAGTATAATAATTACTGTACACAGTAGCTACcttagatgagggaaatttcactattctatgtacagtaaactgtagcacATTGTACAACCACAGTGTTGTGATTGTCACCTTTCTTTGTATCCATTTGTTATGtgtatactgtatttttgtagaaCTGAAAAATGACTGCCTAGGGATAGGCTATAGTCTTACGTCAGAAGACCAATACACTGCTATAGTACTGTATACTGTAATGAAATTTAGCCAAATGTGCAAAGGATGCTGAATTtacttttactgtaattgacagtctactgtattgtggtgcataccaagttcatacatatttttctcatgcttttcatctactgcaagatcaatttataatagtaaaatgaaaaaagaaaaaaaaaaatccttccaAAAGTTCAATGCTGTGTTTTACTGTatctgtaaatatatttttgaatagTGTAGTAGACATTGAGCTGCAAAATAATTCCTGAATCCCAGTAAGAGGTATTTTTGTTACAGTTTTATATGAATTGATCTCACtagtgttcactgggcagtgcagtaTTTGTTACCTTTTTTGTGACATCTGatgccaaagtttgattttgtcagacaagagtAAGTTTTTGacaagaacattttattttgacctagAAGTTTGAGGTTTGTACAAGTGGGTGTATTttgagattgtgtttatagttgtgagaaaatgttgaattgtttcatgAATTGTGCATTAGCAATCAAGAAAAAACATAACTATACTGAAAATTTTGAAAGACAAATTTATGTTGGTtaaagtcttgtttaaaaaatgtaaactttgGTCAGTTAGGCCAGAATatagatgttctgggtgattgctaaagtgttgctaggtgtttgctaggagattctgggtggttgctaggctcttgctatgcagttgctggggtgttgctagagtaTGTAGTTTATAGGCTGTTCtaggtgaacacacacagacattcccacctctgttaataacagaaactccaaaaatgttttgttgctctttaacttGCACTAAAACATGTGATTTATACCATTGAAGTAGCCTgcgtaatattaataaaactgctcatctcctttagtgatacaaGCTCAGACTCATTTAGAAtctgttgatgtttttcatatagtgCCTTTACTTTGTGCCATGAAGGATTTTGAattgttgttatttatttttttaattttaaacagtAAATAGATGACTACTTTCtggtaatgcaatgtttgtgGACACAATTGTGCATGTCAGgccataaatctccaaaaactatgcatgagcgcttgctttggtgttgccacccctaatagacctcatgccacccctttgccaccctataaataattttctagatcCGCCCCTGCTACCAACCTTATTTTAAATGAGGAATTAAGCTGTTTTCTGTGATTAAGAGAGATTTCCAATTAGCTGCTATAGGTTACTAGAAGAGCATATGAAGAGTTTAGTCGCAAAACGAGATAactccatttttttaatttttcaaaaattttgttttttggttgtgcattccaattaatatcaattcaactgcaggtggtttgttttgatttaaaccttcataacttaaaaaatacagctaagtagcaccataaaacaaaataataacatgataacataataataaacatgttttgacaaactcgttttgcaacgaaactcttcatatatatatatatatatatatatatatatatatatatatataaacatacagattatagggggaaaaaatactacaataaaatgaaatatatatatacacacacatatacatatatttctttttttttcttttcattttattgtagtatttttttccccctataaTCTGTATGTTTTTCTCATTTCAACTGAGGGATTGTAACATTTATTCAGTCATATGTGTGTTTCCGTGTCTGTTCAGTTGTAGGGAGGAAATGAAGACCACAGAGCACCCGCCCATGAGCAGCTAACTATACTTCTTATTTTCACAAGTTATTTCCTCTTACTTTATCATCAACCGACCATGGTAGTAAGCCAAATGACACCACTGAACCCGCAAAAAAAGTACAAGAAATACAAGCAAAACAAATGAGACAAATCTgagctaataaaatataatacatctTGCATGAATGTAAATCACTTTTGGATAAAAATATTTAGCAACAGTATTCAGTAAATATCAACGTGAGAAGTCCTGATCAaacattctattttttttttttttttttttttttttttgtgataatgacTACCTATATCCAGAAAgccaaaataaacatttttaaaatctcattatgattatttttgtaatccattcagaattaaatgtatCAGCTAAAGTTGATGTTGATGATCAGAAGATCACAGAGAAACTGACGCTGAGGAACTGCTCGAGTCTCACAGATAATTCATCAAGTCCTTCATATACACAGTAAGAACTGCACAGCCTATAAGAGATTCTTCATTAAAAATGCCATAATTTCAGTCACATTGTaccattaaataaatgcaggtgTGTGCAGTGTATCTCATCTGGGTGTCAGTGGTCCTCTTCCTCACAGCGTTGTGACTGGATATATGGACCTGGACCGCAGTTACACATAGAGGTGAGACAATGTTTAACCTACAAGTCAATGCGGTATTtgcttattaatataatatataatctcTTCATAAAGAGTCAAGATGAGTAATTTATGGCAGGACTTTTTGCACTAAGTAAAAATAGCAGTATTTTCTTTGCATTAAGTGTAAATAGTAGTTGGATGATAATTAtacttatttaattattatactattatattatatattattataattattatttgcacctcagtgtaTTGTAGTATATTATGAAACAGTATgcaataaaaacacttttttaatattttcttaatttttatttataacaaattCCTCTCTGAGCTGAAATGTGATAGGAAAAGGGACAAGAATGAGCTCAGAATAAGGCACCACTACTTTTATTATCAGCAGAATTTCTTCTGTAATTTTGTCTGGTGGCAGGAGTTAGAGTAAATGGCCTCTTCCAATAAGGTGGACTATTTGCACTTAATTTATTGTTAACAGCTGAAATATCATTGGATGACTGAAGCAAAGTGTCAGAATCTAATAATTACACAAAGTCAGGAAGTAAACTAAGCGCTCCgagttctctctctttttctactTTTTAGGATTCATGTAAACATCTACTCTCTGAGATTGACTACAAAGTAAGTGCCATACTGaggattttgtttttattataccCTTTAATATACTTTGTTGAATCTCATAACAAAATATTCAATCACTTACATACTGTGTTGTATCATATAGAGTGTATGATGTTTCAATGAGCCCTCCATTTGTGTCCTGTAGGAGCCAGAGATTCTCTCTCTGGAGCCCAACAAGGTTTCCTTCCATGGTAGAAACAACGTTATACTAAGAGGAAAGAACCTGGAATCTGTCACTAAAATCCATATTCAAGGGGATCTGGACTGTATTCCTaaagagtgagagtgtgtgtgtttagttgtatttatgaatgtgtgtagattGAGATAAATAATACTGTATATCTGTGCATGAATGTTTCTCTTCAGATTTCCAGTAATTGATCGCTCCAGTGACACTTTAAGGTTCCACATTCCTCCCAGTGAAACTAAAGGAACAGTGAAACTGTGTGTTGTTACTCCTGACGACCGTTGTCATGGTAACAGCATCATCACTTACAGTTCCCAGCCCAGCTGCACAGGAATACAGCCCAGAGTCAGCTGGAGCAGGTATGAGGATTTCAGACCAATCGAAATCAACTTCATGAGATATTTTATGATAGGTATAATAGATAATTTCTGTCATTGTCTTTTCAGATCCACATTGGGAATTATTATGGTCATCTCACTATGGGAAAACGTCCAGAGTATTGGGTGTTTTTTTCTATAGTATTTTCTTTAATATGCTTATTCTTTATTCTTATCTTCTGCATTTTGTTATCAATTTTTTGGGTGTAACCCAACATCCAACCTGTTTTTCCTATTCAATGGCCACTGCATTTCAGATATAGAAACATACAGCCTTTATAAGTAAACTTATGCTGTAAAGTCCTGTTTATAAATCAGAGAACACAGTAATGTTATCCTTATCTCATTTCTCACCCTTCTGATCtgggctgtgtttcccaaaagcatcataagcctAAGTTGATTGTAGAACGATTGCCACCAATGGTCTTTACGATCAACTAaggcttatgatgcttttgggaaactcaGCCCTGGTCAGATCCATACTGTGGAACTGTTCAGCAGGTGGCGCTTTATACTCACTTATACACCATAAACACAGTCATTTCAAAGTTCAAGGACAAGTCTGCTATTTAGTACTGTAGTACAATTATTTTGTAGTAGAAAGAATGCTTTGAGTGTATCTTTTTCATTGTATACCAACACAATTCCAttgttttcttattattaatcttatattttaatattaaatgtaatcagTATACTGCCAAACAGTACAATtacaaataaacactttaaaatactAATTTCAATGTCCTTTTCTGATTATTACTACGGTTATATGACTTATCTCAGCTATTAATTGcaatataaatatactttatttctgCATAATGAGTAATACATACAGAAATGTGTGCCAAGATGAAtaaaaaacgtctcgggttacgagtgcaacccctgttccctgagtaagggaatgagatgctacgtcggatgacgtgatgggaaccctctgtattttgtgttcgtgaagcacctctgtatccaaccaatgaaaagacgcaacgtcagaggcgggtgacgtcacggatcaggaagctataaagcacacctgaacacaaagcacgccagcttctgtaggTTGTCTGAAGCAAGTGCACCAGGTATGCAGGAGATACGaccacgtgacgtagcgtctcgttcccttactcagggaacaggggttacactcgtaacctgagacgttccctttcgtgggaactatcgacgctacgtcggatgacgtgatgggaacgcaatcccaactacgccATGTCTCCGAGTGCCTGGATGCTATCTTGTAGCACCCTGGCCCCCGGAGTGATGTTAAGGTGAAGATTGTAAAATCTGataaaggtgtgctgggatgaccatccagccgcaccacaaATGTCGTCCATAGAGACACCAGATAGGAGAGCTCTGGCcgcggccatacctctcgtggagtgagcacgcaccatcaaaggacacgggcgccccaccgtctcatacacaagtgagatggcctcgaccacccacttgctcatccgctgtttagatgctgggccccccttcttaggggacccataacatacaaacctttcctttcctttcctgaTCCAAATTCGCAAAAGGAGGCGGGCAGAAAGCCTCAAGTACAATGGGGCCTGAGACCCTCATCGGAACCTCTGCTAATAGAGTCACTGCTTCAAAGAACTCAGTTTACCATAATTATTTTGGCAGAAAAGCATCAGTAGAGCACTGATGATAGAGCCCACAAATACGCACTCATACAATTACAGCTCATGCTTTGAGACATAATCCATCAGACAGTGATAAAAATAAAGGTATGGAGAGACTGTTATCGCTATAGCAACAAGACAAGCCGTATTCTTGAGTTTTTCGCTTGTGGAAGGATCAATAGCACATTATCTTCTAGGAAGCCTGAAGCATTTAACAATaggttaataataaatatatacaataataaataaataaatatataaaataataaaataaaacaaaataaaatctgctcctgaaagagaaaaacattaaatgaaaaaaaaaaaatgcttcacaTTAGTTTTCAATTTGATTATACAGCCTCTTTAAAAACAATTCAAACTCATGAAAACTATAAATATAGCTGAATAAGGTAACAAAACGaataaaaaaagtgttacaCCAACGCAGCACCAAACCTTGTGCCATTAATCtaatttatgtcatttattGTGATTTGGGGCATGATGATCTAGTGCTTTTCTGAGAAATCTCTCAGTGACATTCTCATTCAAGCGTTAACTGTATTCAAGTATTATCTGCAATGCATGTTGGGACAATGTTATCTGGAtgatattgataataatacaaTGATAGCCGCATTAGTACTGTCCTTGAGTTAGCGGGCATTTTCTCAGCGAGAAGAAAGTAAAAGAGATAgagatttccattacagtagcattcctgtatgtgatgcagtgccatctaagggcctgaagatcacgggcatccagtatggttttccggccttgacccttacgcacagaaattgttccagattctctgaatctttggatgatattatgcactgtagatgatgataacttcaaactctttgcaaatTTTCTCTGaaaaactcctttctgatattgctccactatttttcgccgcagcattgggggaattggtgatcctctgcccatcttgacttctgagagacactgccactctgagaggctctttttatacccaatcatgttgccaattgatctaataagttgcaaattggtcctccagctgttccttatatgtacatttaatttttccggcctcttattgctacctgtcccaacttttttggaatgtgtagctctcatgaaatccaaaatgagacaatatttggcatgaaatttcaaaatgtctcactttcaacatttgatatgttatctatattctattgtgaataaaatataagtttatgagatttgtaaattattgcattccttttttattcacaatttgtacagtgtcccaattTTTCTTGAATGGGgtttgtaataaaatataatatatgtcTATATCTctaacataatatattttaaatatcttaaCAACACAAAAAAGTCTTCTAAACACAGATCTGAATTGTTTGATACGTGTCATCACATGTTTTATATAGATTCCAAATTTTGACCAAATATAATGCTTCATTGGCGGCTGtgcataaaattttaatatttcatagtAGTGCCATTttcattaaataacatattCAAAAGTGTGCAAATATCAGACTGGTTTAGCAAAAATACATAGGTCTATACATCAAAACTGGCTGTGTGCTATTATATGAGTGCCTAACaatcaaaactttaaaatgaGAAGGAACAATGGCAAAAAATCATTCTGTTGCTCAAACGGTAAAGCACAGTGCTAGAAAACCTAACATaaagggccctataatacacccggcgcaatgcgacgcaaggcgcagcgcaagtgtgtttgctagtttgcgtccggcgccgttcgcgttttcccgttcagcgccacgtccttaaattagtaaatgcatttgcgccagttagtgcgcccatgggcgtgctggtctaaaaaagaggtgtgtttaggcacattgccggcgcattgctattttaaggagctgaaatagactgcgccatagaccaactcaaacctggtctaaagtctaaagtcagtggcgcaatatttttttgttagagcgcgttggtagaaactgcacctctgggcgcgtccacagtgcgcgttgactttgcttattacacacagggatgcgcatcacacaaacatgccaaatattaaaaacaaaaggattacagtgtaaaagaatattattgtgtaggctacataaatataaaaatgtagccTAATGATGAATActcattgtgtgtattagaattaggctacttattttcaattcagcctattactacttataatgatgaacgaaactggctaaaattaattgaacaatcttgccaatacacacacatattaactgactgagctatttgaaagcctgcatccaacgcagacgactgaaagattgactggccacttaacaggtaatttcagcaaaacatcactcgttgaactcctcagttgaatcggtgtgtttaataagtcagtgtattttataatgttatatgttatataatatataaatatataatatatatataatgttatatcctgcttgtcccgtagatgatctgctcgcgcgctttaacttcgcgcacaagcagatcagtttcttcgcttgaaaagcgttcagcttttccgccaacaaattccgtcatgtaaatagcaatccgccatggcacgagcgcatctcgctcttaaagggaaggggagatgacactctgattggtttattgaacgttacgcccattactcattaagagattagggacaacccatttcaaaaatgcgccccggcgcacggaccgtttttccgtcgttaaaatagcaaaagtggatttggacacgccctgagtgcacctgcgctgTGCGCTTTACAcgttgcgtttagatcgttaaaatagggcccaaagAGTTTGATTGATTCCCAGAGAAAATATGAACTGACTAAATGTACTTTCAGCAATTTAATTAATTGCTTTGAATAAAATATGCTGCCAAATACATATAATTAAATTGAATAACACAAAAACTAGAAGTCTGCTCTAAATCTAAGTTTATTTGATTGTACAAAAATAAAGGTATGGACTGGAGGGACTGCTTTcgctatatttttattaggctgtttttgttttcgtttttatcatcattattattccAGGTTGTGTTGCATACTACAAGTTGTAGTATGTCCCAGAGCTGAAATGACTATATAGCCTACTTTCTTTCTGCATATACAGTAAATGTAGGCCGGCCTATGCATACATTTCTGTGAAGTACTGATGTTTGTGTCTGGTACGatatttcattcatatttatttcagaGCCTTACATAGTGAGTACCACAAATATTATTATCAAACAAGTTGTTTTACAGTCTGCATGGGGAATAAAatcttattttgtaaaaacccCTTCCTCTTGATGTCATCAGATCATTTTTAATACGTTTCACTCAAGTAACTTTTTGGATGGTTAATATTAACAAGTTACAATTTCTCTGTAGTATTTAGACCCCCGCCCTGATCTCACAGGCACAGAACTGCTTTCACTTCCACTCACTTCACCCGTAGACGCATCTGAGAGCAGTTGATCACTGTGACAAGATCTCACTATAGTAGGCCTGTCCAACTCATTCAGATATTTAAGATGAGAGGATACTTACTTGGAATACTTGTACTTTTGAAACACTGCATTTGTGGTGATGATGTGAACTTTGATGGAGACATCAAGGACTTTGTAGTTGGTAAAAGTAAGTTGTTCGTTCTCACTGACCATCGACTACATCAGATGAGACTCGATCTTTCTGAGGAAAAGAGGAAGGACATCAATAATGCCACTCATCAAAACAGAGTCAACATTCTGGTGCCTTTTGATGACAACGACACCCTGATAACCTGTGGGACACTTACAAAGGGATATTGTGAAGTTCTTGACCTCAGTGACATTACAAACAGCATTTACTATGAAAGTGGTATATTTGTAGGACCGAGACAGAATAAGAAATCTGTTGCGTTCA from Chanodichthys erythropterus isolate Z2021 chromosome 8, ASM2448905v1, whole genome shotgun sequence encodes:
- the LOC137024457 gene encoding plexin-C1-like; the protein is MMRGYLLGILVLLKHCICGDDVNFDGDIKDFVVGKSKLFVLTDHRLHQMRLDLSEEKRKDINNATHQNRVNILVPFDDNDTLITCGTLTNGYCEVLDLSDITNSIYYESGIFVGPRQNKKSVAFIAGPSTGKYLLVGKKDDDGKHSPVVNLWNTLQSQFGGIFSIIDKTSTSFIQSTASDVEFVDGFQRVSPSESYLFLNAKIDLESKVLVLWMDSSTDKKTDIFKSLQAATIQCCNDKARPVLVASTVIPSVNGVIWAGVFSAQNQTDPENTALALYDISTVQGKVKGFCTVGDRICGSESGRALHPLSVVFKYSSMSSVAAVRKGSWIVMFIGTSDGQLIKLVLDEKFTPGCPIVLYKSDDERAVFPRMHFDPVDFKHIYIALRKQIRRVSVVQCTKFSSLKDCRAALDPLCGWCVKTQRCSTQDQCSQSSWMSTPKDSLQKPLVSFQAWADKSSRKITLHLALSLEGTGNPVFSCSFTTGSVNLCGGSDLTAVFPNCFCSFSDQILYTRELNVSAKVDVDDQKITEKLTLRNCSSLTDNSSSPSYTQCVQCISSGCQWSSSSQRCDWIYGPGPQLHIEDSCKHLLSEIDYKEPEILSLEPNKVSFHGRNNVILRGKNLESVTKIHIQGDLDCIPKEFPVIDRSSDTLRFHIPPSETKGTVKLCVVTPDDRCHGNSIITYSSQPSCTGIQPRVSWSRSTLGIIMVISLWENVQSIGCFFL